Proteins from one Toxotes jaculatrix isolate fToxJac2 chromosome 13, fToxJac2.pri, whole genome shotgun sequence genomic window:
- the LOC121192008 gene encoding recoverin-like, with protein MGNSKSGAVSKEILEDLKLNTKFSETEIVQWYENFKKQCPTGRITKEEFQTIYSKFFPESDANTYAQHVFRSFDTNDDGTLDFKEYIVALHMTSTGKTTRKLEWAFSLFDVDKNGYITKSEVKEICTAIFKLIPKDELENLPEDENTAEKRADKLWNYFDKGENDRVAEGEFIQGVMDNEDALRLIQYQPLK; from the exons aTGGGCAACAGCAAGAGCGGCGCTGTGTCCAAGGAAATCCTGGAGGACCTGAAGCTCAACACCAAGTTCTCAGAGACTGAGATAGTCCAGTGGTACGAAAACTTCAAGAAGCAGTGTCCAACAGGGCGCATCACGAAAGAAGAATTTCAGACCATCTACAGTAAGTTCTTCCCAGAGAGCGACGCCAATACGTACGCCCAGCATGTTTTCCGCTCCTTTGACACAAACGACGACGGCACGCTGGACTTCAAGGAGTACATTGTTGCCCTCCACATGACGTCGACAGGGAAGACCACCAGGAAACTGGAGTGGGCCTTCTCGCTGTTTGACGTGGACAAGAATGGATACATCACCAAGTCAGAGGTCAAGGAAATCTGCACG GCGATTTTTAAGCTGATTCCTAAAGATGAACTCGAAAATCTGCctgaagatgaaaacacagctgagaaGAGGGCAGATAAACTCTGGAATTACTTTGACAAGGGCGAAAATG aTCGAGTGGCAGAAGGGGAGTTCATTCAGGGCGTAATGGACAATGAAGACGCTCTTCGTTTGATTCAGTATCAGCCTTTAAAATAA